The Faecalibacter bovis genome includes the window GCGATAATAGTATCATAATCCATCGGACGAACTGTACGAATATCGATTACTTCTGCTTCAATTCCTTCTTTAGCTAACTCTTCAGCAGCCATTAAAGCTTGTTTCATAATCTTACCAAAAGATACGATTGTTACATCTTTACCTTCACGTTTGATATCTGCTTTACCGATTGGAATTAAGTATTCTTCTTCTGGAATTTCCATTTTATCACCATACATCTGCTCCGATTCCATAAAAATTACTGGATCGTTATCACGAATTGCAGATTTTAATAATCCTTTTGCATCGTATGGGTTTGAAGGAACAACAACTTTTAAACCTGGTACATTTGCATACCAATTTTCAAAAGCCTGAGAGTGCGTAGCACCTAATTGTCCTGCTGATGCTGTTGGTCCACGGAATACGATAGGGCAATTCCATTGTCCACCAGACATTTGTAATATTTTTGCTGCGTTATTTACGATTTGGTCGATTGCAACTAATGAAAAGTTGAATGTCATATACTCTACGATTGGACGACATCCTGTTAAAGTAGAACCCACTGCAATTCCTGTAAAACCAGATTCTGCAATTGGAGTATCAATAACACGTTTAGGTCCGAATTCATCTAACATACCTTTAGAAGCTTTATAGGCACCGTTGTATTCAGCAACCTCCTCTCCCATTAAGTAAACAGATTCATCGCGACGCATTTCCTCACTCATTGCCTCGGCAATTACTTCTCTAAAAGTTTTTATAGCCATTGT containing:
- a CDS encoding pyruvate dehydrogenase complex E1 component subunit beta is translated as MAIKTFREVIAEAMSEEMRRDESVYLMGEEVAEYNGAYKASKGMLDEFGPKRVIDTPIAESGFTGIAVGSTLTGCRPIVEYMTFNFSLVAIDQIVNNAAKILQMSGGQWNCPIVFRGPTASAGQLGATHSQAFENWYANVPGLKVVVPSNPYDAKGLLKSAIRDNDPVIFMESEQMYGDKMEIPEEEYLIPIGKADIKREGKDVTIVSFGKIMKQALMAAEELAKEGIEAEVIDIRTVRPMDYDTIIASVKKTNRLVILEEAWPFASVSTEIAYMVQQKAFDYLDAPVKRITTKDTSAPYAPNLFQEWFPQAKEVVSAVKAVMYKS